ATCCTATAGTTGGTGGTATAAAATCTTCATATATAGATTTTACAGAAGCAATAGCTTCAACTCCCCCTGCTGCTCCTAGTAAATGTCCTGTCATAGATTTTATAGAACTTACTGGTATATTCTTAGCATCTTCTCTAAATACATTTTTAATAGCTTCTGTTTCAAATTTGTCGTTATATTCTGTCCCTGTACCATGAGCATTTATATAAGATACTTCACTAGGAGATATATTAGCTTCATCTATTGTCAATCTAATTGCTCTAGAGGCTCCTTCTCCTCCTGGTGCTGGTGATGTTATATGATAAGCATCGCAAGTTGCTCCATATCCAACCATTTCAGCATATATTTTTGCTCCTCTTTTCTGAGCATGTTCTAGAGATTCTAAAATTAATATTCCTGCTCCTTCTCCCATTACAAATCCATTTCTCTCTTTATCAAAAGGTATAGATGCTCTCATAGGATCTTCACTTTTGCTTAATGCAGTAAGAGATGTAAAACCAGCCATAGCTAAAGGTGTTATAGATGCTTCTGTTCCCCCTGCAATCATTACTTCAGAAGTTCCGTTTTGTATCATTCTATAAGCTTCTCCAATGGAATTTGTACCTGTAGCACAAGCTGTTACTACTGTTGTACATATGCCCTTTGCTCCATATCTTATAGCAATATTTCCCGCCGCCATATTACTTATTATCATAGGTATAAATAATGGATGAACTCTATTAGGTCCCTTCTCCATTAAAGTCTTATGCTGTTTCTCTATGGTTTCTATACCACCTATACCTGAACCTACTACTACCCCAAACTTTTCTTTATCTATACTATCTAAATTTAAATTGGAATCTTTTATTGCTTCTTCTGCCGCCACTACAGCAAATTGACAATATTTATCCATTCTTTTTAATTCCCTTTTTTCTATTACCTTTGAAGGTTCAAAATCCTTTACTTCTGCAGCTAATTTAACTTTAAAATCTTCTGTATTAAAATTTTTTATAAAATCTATACCGCAAGTACCAAGCTTTACATTATTCCAAAAAGTATTTACATCATTACCTATAGGTGTTACTGCACCCATTCCTGTAACTACTACTCTTCTCATTTTTAACATACCAACCTTCCTAAAATAATTTAAATAACCATTCCCCCGTCTACGTTTATAACTTGACCTGTAATATAAGATGAATTATCTGAAGCTAAGAATGCTACTAATTCTGCCACATCTTCAGCTTTACCAACTCTTTTAAGAGGAATACTATTTATAATGTTTTCCTTTGCTTTATCTGACAGTGCATTGGTCATATCTGTCTCTATAAAACCTGGTGCTATAGCATTTACATTTATAGATCTTGATGCTAATTCTCTTGCTAAAGATTTAGTAAGTCCAATTACCCCTGCTTTAGCTGCTGCATAATTACACTGACCTATATTTCCTGATATACCAACTACAGATGATATATTTATTATTTTTCCATATCTCTTTTTTATCATTATTGGAGTACAGTGTTTTACACAATTAAAGGTTCCTTTTAAATTTGTTTTTATTACCCTATCAAATTCTTCTTCCTTCATTCTTAACATAAGATTATCCGCTGTTATTCCAGCATTATTAACTAAAATATCTATTTTACTAAACTTATCTAACGCTACTTTTATCATCTTTTCACATTCTTTGTAATCACTTATATCTGCTTTCACTGCAACTACGTTAATGTTTAATTCTTCTAATTCCTTTACAGTATTTCTTAAAGTATCAGTATCACTTCTATAATTTAAAACTATAGAAGCACCTAAATTACCTAGTTTCATTGCTATAGCTTTCCCAATACCTCTACTTCCTCCTGTAACAATAGCTGTTTTGTTTTCTAAAGGTCTATAAGACATCATTTTCTTCACTCCATATCTAATTTTTTCAAGGTTTTTTCAAGTGATTTTACATCTTCTATGTTATATGCATTAATTCTTCTATCTGTTTTTTTTAAGAAAGCAGTTAATGTTTTTCCTGGACCTATTTCAATAAAAGTATCTACTCCATCTTTTATCATTTTTCTCATAGATTGTTCCCATTTTACACTACACATAACTTGTTGCTTTAAAGTACTTTTTACTTTATCTAATTCTATAAAATCTGCTGTAACATTAGTTATTACTGGTATATATCCTTTTTCAAAACTAATGTTATTTAACTCTTTTTCTAAATTATCCGCTGCCCTATTTAATAGTGAACTGTGAAAAGGACCACTTACTTTTAACATTACAGCTTTTAGAGCTCCTTTTTCTTCACACATTTTACAAGCAATTTCTAAAGCCTTTATTTCACCCGAAATAACAATTTGACCTGGACAATTAAAATTTGCTGGCTCTACCACACCTATATTTGAAACTTCATTACATACTTTATATATTTCATCTTCATCTAAGCCTATTATAGCTGCCATTCCTCCTATACCTTTTGGAACAGCTTCCTCCATAAATTTGCCTCTTTTTCTCACTAATTCAACTCCATCTTCAAAACTTAACATACCACTATATATAAGAGCCGAATACTCTCCAAGGCTTAAACCAGCTGATACTTGCGCTTCTATTCCTGTTTTTTTGATTATTTCAAGTATAGCCATACTTACAGTTAATATTGCAGGTTGAGTAAATTCTGTTTTGTTTAACTTTTCATCTGAACCATTAAAACACAAATCTGTTACATTTAAATCTAAAACTTTATCTGCTCTATTAAAAATATCTCTACATTCTTTAAAATTATTGTATAATTCCTTTCCCATACCTACATATTGAGATCCTTGCCCGGGAAATAAAAAAGCAATTTTATTACTCATACAAATTCTCCAATCCTTTTATCACTTCTTTAAAATCAAACATCTCTTCAATTATTTCTTTACAACTTTGCTCTTTACATATTAACCCAGCTATTTGTCCTGCCATTAGTGATCCCGTTTGTATATCTCCTTCTTTTACCGCCTTTATTAATGCTCCCTTTGTTATTTTTTCAAACTCATCCATAGGAGCATTTTCCTTTTCTAAAACTTGGTATTGTCTAGTTAATCTATTTCTTAATACTCTTACAGGATGACCTGTATTTCTACCAGTAACAACAGTATCAATGTCTTTAGCACCAAGTACTTTTTCTTTATAATTTTTATGTACATTACATTCTTTAGCTACTAAAAACCTAGTTCCTACTTGTACTCCAACAGCACCTAACATAAATGCTGCTAAGACTCCTCTTTTATCTCCAATTCCTCCAGCTGCAATTACAGGTATATTTACAGCATCTACAACTTGTGGAAGAAGAGCCATAGTGGTAAGTTCACCTATATGCCCTCCTGCTTCACAACCTTCAACTATTACAGCATCTGCTCCAGCTCGTTCCATTCTTTTTGCTAAAGCCACAGATGCCACAACTGGAATAACTTTTACATTGTTTTTTTTCCACATATCTATATACTTACCTGGATTTCCTGCACCAGTGGTAACTACTTTTATATTTTCTTCGCAAACCAATTTAGCTAATTCTTCTGCATTATCACTTAAAAGCATTATATTTAAACCAAAAGGTTTCTTAGTTAATTCTTTAGTTTTTCTTATTTCTTCTTTAACTATATCTATTGGCTGATTACCAGAAGCAATTATGCCCAATCCTCCTGCATTAGAAACAGCTGAAGCTAAGGAACTATCTGCAATCCACGCCATAGCTCCTTGTATAATAGGATAATTTACTCCTATCATGTTGCAAAATGCATTTTTTTTCATTCTATTCCTCCTATTTTTCAACTCTTTCTTTTACAAATTTAACTGCATCTCCAATTGTTTTAATAGATTCAGCATCTTCAATTTGAATATCAAATTCTTCTTCTATTTCTATAACTATTTGAAATAAATCTAAAGAATCTACTCCTAATTCTTCAAAAGATGTTTCTGTGTTTAATTCCTGTACATCTATTCCTAATTGTTCCCCTATAATTTCTAACACTTTATCAATAATCATTTTTATTACCTCCTAAAATTTATATCCATTTAATTAATGAAGCTGCCCAAGTTAATCCTCCGCCAAAGCCAACTAATATAATATTATCTCCTTTTTTTAAGAGACCTTGTTCATCTACTTCCGCTAATGCAATGGGAATACTTGCAGCTGATGTATTTCCATAATGATTAATATTTATATAAAATTTATCTTTGTCTATGTTGAACTTTTTAGCTACATGATCAATTATCCTCAAATTAGCTTGATGAGGAATTATATACTTTATATCTTTTAATTCTAAATTACTATCTTTTAAAACTTCCTGTATTCCTTTTACCATTATTTTTACTGCAAATTTAAAAATTTCCTTACCATCCATATCTATAAATCCCATTTCTGAATCTTCTTCTTTTGAATTTAATAATTTGCTTAATTTATCACTATTAACATCTAATTTAGAAGATTTACATTTTAAAAGCTTAGCTCCTCTTCCGTCAGAACCTAGGTATACACTTGATATTCCCTTTTCACTACTCTCTGCAATTATAGCTGCCCCAGCTCCATCACCAAATAATATACAGGTGTTTCTATCATTCCAATCTACTAATTTAGATAATGTTTCTACGCCTATAACTAAAACTTTTTTAGCTACCCCATTTCTTATAAATTGAGATGCTATACTAATTCCATAAGTAAAACCTGAACAAGCTGCTGATATATCAAATGCAAAAGCATTATAAGCTTTAATATTTCTTTGTATTATACAAGCAGTAGAAGGTGTAAAATAATCTGGTGTTATAGTAGCTACTATAATTAAATCCAATTCTTCAGGTGATACTCCTCCCTTTTTTAGGGCATCTAAGGCTGCTTTAGTTCCTAAGTCTGATGTATTTTCTCCTACCGTAATTCTTCTTTCTCCTATGCCCGTTCTAGTTCTTATCCAATTATCATTTGTATCTATTATTTTAGATAGGTCATCATTAGATATTACTTTTGGTGGTAAGTATTTTCCAGTAGATAAAATTTTCACCTCTTTATTTGCCATTATTAGTACTCCTTTTAATCTTTTTTAAGATGATATTTTTCTTTAAAGAACTTATTTAGCTTTTCTAAAGAAGTTATAAGTACTTCCTCTTCTTCATCTGTTAATCCAGATATTGTTTCTTTTATCATATCTGAATGAAATTTACTATGAATTCTATATGCAAGCTTACCTCTTTTAGTAAGACTTATCTGGACTATTCTTCTATCTTTTTCCGACTTACTTCTCTGCACATATCCTTTTTTCACAAGATTATTTATAGCTATAGTTAATGTGCCAACAGTTATATTAAGTTCATTTGCCACCTCTGACATAGTTTTTTGTGTATACATCCCAATAGCTTCTATTGTATGCATTTCCGTAACAGATAAGTCTTTAAACTCTCCAGACTGAATAGCATTTTGTTCAATTGTAAGTATGTCATTAAAAAGGTCTACTAATAATTCATTTAAAACATTCATTGATTTACTCACATTCTCTCACCTCCATTATCAACTCCTTAATCAATTCTTTTACTGATTTTATTTCATTTATTTTATATCCATTGCTACCTGAAAATATTATTCCTTCATCTATATTTCCCTTTGCTGAATTTATTAAAGCTTTTGATATACAATATTGAGTATCTTTAGGATTACATCTTTTTAAGCAATTAAAACATTTATATACTTCTTCCTTTACCTTAGATACCCTATTAGAAAACTTATTTTTAATTACTCTTCCTGGCAATCCTACAGGGCTTTTAATAATATCAATATCTTCTTTGCTACAGTTTAAAAAAGCTTTCTTGTAGTTCATGTCAGCATCACATTCTTCAGTAGCTATGAATCTTGTTCCCATTTGAACTGCATCTGCACCTAATTTAAAATATTTTGCAATATCTAAGCCAGAATATATTCCACCTGCTACAGCTAAAGATATTTTTTTATTGTACTTTTTTTCAAATTGTTTTAACACTCTCTTTACTTCCTCATATAATTCTTCTAAAGATTTTTTTTTATTTTCTTGTAAGTCATCCATATGAAATCCTAAATGACCTCCTGCTTCTGGTCCTTCTACTACTACTAAATCTGGGACATAAGAATATCTCTTATCCCATAACTTACATATAACGTTGGCTGCTTTACCTGAAGATACTATAGGTACTGCTTTAGTCGCTTTATCTTTTATAAGTTCAGGTAAATTAGTTGGTAATCCAGCTCCAGAAATAATTAAATCTATTCCTTCCTCTACTGCTACTTTTACCATTTCATCATAATCATTCATAGCCACCATTAAATTAACTCCTAAAATACCACCATTGCTCATTTCTTTTGCTTTTTTTATTTCTTTTTTTAATGCTCTTAAATTAGCTTCTTTTGTGTTGAATTCAAAATCACTTTCTTTAAATCCTATTTGAACGCCAGATATAACTCCTATGCCACCTTCTCTTGTTACAGCTGAAGCTAACCCCGATAAAGATATACCTACGCCCATTCCCCCTTGAATAATTGGGATCTTACACTTTAAGTTTCCTATTTGTAAAGGAGATATATCCATATTATTCCTCCCTATATTTTTTGATAATCAAATATTTTGATAATCAAAGTATATCCTTAAAAATTTTTTTTGTCAATAAACTTTTAAATTAAAAGCAACTATGGATAATTTTTCTCCATTATCACTGGTCATCCATTGTTGCTTATTAACTATACATATATGCTATAATATAATATGTACGATGATAAAATTTATAATAGAGTGAATTCGGAAACTAATTTCCAATTGGCTCCAAAATGGCTTTAATATTATTTTAGTGCGGAGCATTTGTTATATTACTGTTTTTATTTAACTTTATTTTAAAAAAGAGTATAGCAAAGCTAACTCACCGATAGGTGAATTTTCTTAAAATTTAACAATTATCTAGACTAGCATGCTTTGTTTGCAGTTAATTTTATAATGTCTAATAGGTTAGTTTTAGAAACAGATAGTTGAGCATCCAAATGAATATTGATGCTATGGATTAATGTCCACCAAGACCAACGTTTTTTACCACGGCAGTGGGTTTGTTCCATGTTGTAGTCTTCAAGTATTCTTTTATTTACTCGCTCTGAAGAAGTTCTCTTTTTCATTATTTGTTTCCAAAGGTCAGAGTTTCTAGGTATAGCAGTAAATAAACGTAAGTCATCACTTGGCTTTACGTATATTACACGGCCGTAGGCACTAGGAGAACATTCTTCCTTATGAGGACATTCTTTAATTTTACCTTTTACTAAAGGACATCTATATTTAATTCTACTTCTGCCTTTATCGTACCAATCATATACCATTGGTTGGTTGCATTTGCAGATGGGAATACCGTCCTTAGTATATCCAATTGGTGGTTCATATTTATTTTTACCTTCACCCTTTGGATTAAGGGATATAACAGCTTTTATATTCCATTCATTAAGAAGCTTATACGTAGGATAGTTATCATGAGCAGCATCTGCGATGAACTTATCAAAGTTAAATTGAGGATACATCTTTCTAACTTCTGAAAGTGCAAAAATTGCAGTAACACCATCATAACGCTGCGCTTGTACCATCCTAAAATATATAGGAAGATCCTTTTTAAGTTTAGGATTATAGACACTAAGAAAATATAGGCAATGACCATAATACCATTTTTCGTGGTAACTGTCCCAACCGCGTCTAGCGTCAGGGTCAGAGAATCTTCTATTACATTTGCAGTTAAAAATACCTTTTTTAATGCAATCACAGGTCTTAATGCCTAATGAGCTACCGCCAGTTTCAAGACAGGTACCATCTCCTGATATATCAAGTTTTTGAGTATTACCAAGGAGACCGAGTTTAGCGGAAGGCTCAATAGCTAACTTAGCAAAAATTTGTTGAAATAGCTTTTCAGGGCGAGTTTCGACAGTTCGTCCTTTAAGAGCCTGTTCAACTAAATTTTTAATAACACCAGGATGTTTTGGTGGTAGTTTTTCATTCTTGCCAAGTTTTTTGTGGGGCTTGGAAGTAAAAGAATGAAGTGAGTCCTTGGCTGATTTTTCAGCCTTAGGGCTCATACCCCAAAATCTCGATATGAAATCATAATGAGTACCTAATCCTGGTACATTAGATTTTTCAACACCAATGATGGTGCAAAGTATATCATGTGCACGTAAGTGCTTAATCCATTTTTGTAGACTATGAAAACCTAAGTCAGACATTAATATAAATGATCTGAAGAGTTCCGGTTGCTGGTTTGAAGGTTTACCAGTTAGAGAATATGTTTCTCTAATTAATGGTTTTATATCATCAAGATTTAAATTATATAGTTTTTCAATACTTGATGAGTAGTATTCCACGATAGTGGGATCAGTTTTATAAAGTTCACTAATGCTTGACAAAAGAAGACTTTGGTAATCACAATGGCTACGCCAATAACCTAACATAAAAAATCACCTCGCAATATTTTGTAAATAGTTTCTATAGTGCGAGGCTACAAATTTTACAAACTTTGTCAAGTGATTTTGGAAAAAATATAAGTTTTTTTGATATTTTGTTTAAAATTCTGGGGGGAAGTTAAAATTGACACCCTTCGGGATTAAGATAAATGGAGGCCTAAGGGTTTCCGAATATATTTTAATACATAAGGGAGGTTTACCTTTTGGGTACTTTTTTATTTAAAAACAAGTCTGCTAACTATACTCCCGTTAGCAATATTTTCATAGATAAATATATGCCTAAAGCCCGTGGAGAATTCGTTAAAGTTTACCTTTTGGGATTAAAATACTGTGTTTCAGGAGAACTTGGAGTAAGTTCGTCTATTATGGCTAGTGCTCTTCATCTACTAGAAACTGATGTTTTAAATGCATGGAGCTATTGGAATAATGAAGGTATAATAAAAATGAATCCTGTAGATAATATGGGAAATTTCTCTATAGAATTTTTAGATTTATCAAATTCACCATCTTCTAACGAAGACGGTATTGATTTACTTAAAGAATTAGATAATAGTTCTACAAAAGATATGCTACTAGATATAGAAAAACTTATTGGTCGCCCTCTATCTACTAAAGAAGTTACTATGTACATAAGCTGGATAAAAGATTTTAATTTTGAACCTGAAATAATTTTGCTTCTCATTCAGTATTGTATATCTAAAGGTAAAACAGATTATAGATATATAGAGGCCATAGCTATATCTTGGCATGATTCTAATATAAGAACTATAGAAGAAGCACAAAATTTTATAAGACAACATGAGGATAAATGGATTAACATAAGAAAAATTTTAAAATACATCGGTATAAAAGATGGTGAAGTAATGAAACCTCAAGAAGAAATGTTAACTAAATGGTTAAATATATATAACTTTCCCTTAGAGGTTATCTTTAAAGCTTGCGATATATGCTTTCACAGAATAAATAAAGCAGACTTTAAATATATCGATGGTATTTTAAATAGCTGGCATAAGGATGGCATAAAGACCCTAAATGATGTACTAATAAAGGACAAAAAGAAACCTATGAAAAAGAATAATAATTTTAAAACTAAAATAGATAATTTTAATAACTACGAACAAAGAGACTACGATTTTGACGCACTAGAGAAAAAACTATTAGGATGGGATAATAAATGATAAAAAGCTATCAAGAACAAGTTATGAATACTTATGAAAAAATGCGAGATGCGGAAGTCAAATCCCTAGCTAAAAGGAAAAATGAAATTTCTAAAAAAGTTCCTCGTATAATAGAAATAGATAATCAAATATCAAAACTTTCTTTAGAACTATCACTAAATATATTAAAAAATAAACAAATTAATTTAAATAATTATATATCTAATATGAAAAATAAAATTACAGATTTAAAAATTAAAAAATCTGAACTTTTAGTAGCCAATGGATATACTATTGATTATTTAGATTTACATTATAATTGTACTAAATGTCAAGATACGGGTTTCATTGGAATTAATAGATGTTCTTGTTATAAATTAGTTTTAACCAAAGTTCTATATGAAAACTCTGAACTAAAACATATACTAAAACAAAATAATTTTGGTAACTTTAACTTTGAATATTTTTCTCCTAGCAAAAGCCCTAATGAACCAGAAAGTCCTAGAGAAAATATTAAAAATATAATGAGTATATCTTGGAACTTTATTGAAAAATTTGATTCCTCAAATGAAAACTTATTGTTCTATGGTAATTCTGGTACAGGAAAAAGCTTTTTAGCACATTGTATAGCAAAAGAACTTATAGATAATGGTCACATGGTTGTATATAGAACTGCTGTGGATCTAACAAATGAACTTAGGGAAATCAGATTTAATCCTAATGAAAATAAAAGTCTAGAAGATATACTTATAAATTCTGATCTTCTTATAATAGATGATCTAGGGGCAGAACCATTGACTGAATTCTCTAAAGTAGAATTTTTTAATCTGTTAAATAGAAAATTATTAAAACAGAAAAAAATGATTGTTTCAACAAATTTCTCCATAGAAAGATTATTAAAAACTTATTCAGAAAGAATTTCTTCTAGATTGTTAGGGAACTTTACTTTATGTAAGTTTTTTGGTGAAGACATAAGAGTTAAAATAAATTTAGAAAAAAAGGAACAATTTAATATAAAAAATTCATAGACTAATAAAATCAGTCTATGAATTTTTTATATTAACATTATATTTTAAACATAGTAAAAACCATACATATATATGTATGGTTTTTATTAATGGAGCTGGCAATAGGACTTGAACCTACAACCTGCTGATTACAAGTCAGCTGCTCTGCCAATTGAGCCATGCCAGCATATGGCGACCCAGAAGGGACTCGAACCCTCGACCTCCGGCGTGACAGGCCGGCACTCTAAACCAACTGAGCCACTGGGCCAATATTATGGTGGGCACAACAGGGCTCGAACCTGTGACCCCCTGCTTGTAAGGCAGGTGCTCTCCCAGCTGAGCTATGCGCCCATAATATTTATTGTGGTGACCCCTACGGGATTCGAACCCATGTTACCACCGTGAAAGGGTGGTGTCTTAACCACTTGACCAAGGGGCCATGTTTTTTTAATTTTAATTGGCGACCCAGAAGGGACTCGAACCCTCGACCTCCGGCGTGACAGGCCGGCACTCTAAACCAACTGAGCCACTGGGCCATAATATTATGGTGGGCACAACAGGGCTCGAACCTGTGACCCCCTGCTTGTAAGGCAGGTGCTCTCCCAGCTGAGCTATGCGCCCATAATATTTATTGTGGTGACCCCTACGGGATTCGAACCCATGTTACCACCGTGAAAGGGTGGTGTCTTAACCACTTGACCAAGGGGCCATGTTTTTTTCTTGTTGTTTTTGTCGGCGTATCAACCTGACATAGACTATAATACAAGATATTTAATAAAGTGTCAACAGTTTTTTTAAACTTTTTTTTATTTTTTATTTAAAACTGCAAAAAAGCTAGTAAAATCAAGGTTTTTGCAGTTTTAAATATTTTAGTTTTCTTTAAATCCATTATAACCTATAGATTCCATTATTAATAACGCCGTATCTTCAATAGCTCTATTGGTTACATCTATAATTTTACATCTTAATCTTTTCATTACTTTATCTGCATATTCTAATTCTTCTAAAACTCTTTCCCCATTAGCATATTGTATTTCAGAAGAAAGTTGGTTAAATTTATTCATTCTATGCTTTCTTATTTCCATTAGTCTTATAGGATCTATAGTAAGTCCTATTATTTTTGTTTTATCTATTTCAAATAGTTGTTCTGGTATAGGGACTTCTGGCATAATAGGAACATTTAATGCCTTAATACCTTTATTTGCTAAGTACATACACAAAGGTGTCTTAGAAGTTCTTGATAACCCTACAAGTATAACATCTGCATGTTTTATACCATTATGATCTTTACTATCATCATATCTCATAGCAAACTCCATGGCTTCTATCTTTTTATAATACCTAGCATCCATATTCCATACTGCTCCTGGTTCATAAGT
This window of the Clostridium cochlearium genome carries:
- a CDS encoding pyruvate, water dikinase regulatory protein; protein product: MLTIYAVSDSIGETAEQVSKATARQFKERVDVKRVTYIRSFEEVDDFINSIKDPENSMLISTVVLVDIREFLVERCIERGIRIVNVLGPCISTASRVLKTTPTYEPGAVWNMDARYYKKIEAMEFAMRYDDSKDHNGIKHADVILVGLSRTSKTPLCMYLANKGIKALNVPIMPEVPIPEQLFEIDKTKIIGLTIDPIRLMEIRKHRMNKFNQLSSEIQYANGERVLEELEYADKVMKRLRCKIIDVTNRAIEDTALLIMESIGYNGFKEN
- a CDS encoding ATP-binding protein, which codes for MIKSYQEQVMNTYEKMRDAEVKSLAKRKNEISKKVPRIIEIDNQISKLSLELSLNILKNKQINLNNYISNMKNKITDLKIKKSELLVANGYTIDYLDLHYNCTKCQDTGFIGINRCSCYKLVLTKVLYENSELKHILKQNNFGNFNFEYFSPSKSPNEPESPRENIKNIMSISWNFIEKFDSSNENLLFYGNSGTGKSFLAHCIAKELIDNGHMVVYRTAVDLTNELREIRFNPNENKSLEDILINSDLLIIDDLGAEPLTEFSKVEFFNLLNRKLLKQKKMIVSTNFSIERLLKTYSERISSRLLGNFTLCKFFGEDIRVKINLEKKEQFNIKNS